A genomic window from Struthio camelus isolate bStrCam1 chromosome 2, bStrCam1.hap1, whole genome shotgun sequence includes:
- the CYP7A1 gene encoding cytochrome P450 7A1: MFVASWIWGTVTVLCCVFWFLIGRRKRRRGEPPLENGFLPYLGCALQFGANPLEFLREKQKKHGHIFTCRVAGQYIHFLTDPFSYHSLIRQGKHLDWKKFHFATSAKVFGHGSIDPVEGNTTENFHQTFIRTLQGNALDPLIEAMMENLQYVMLQSRTSKLQPNIWVTEGLYAFCCRVMFESGFLTLFGTEFNSNHDKNLSKQETERAHILNALENFKEFDKIFPALVAGLPIHLFKSAHSAREKLVEALLHKNLLKRNNLSELVTLRMFLNDTLSTFDDKEKAKTHVAVLWASQANTIPATFWSLFYLIKSPEAMRAATEEVQTILESAGEKIGLDSKNISLNRKQLDNMPILDSIIKEAMRLSSASMTFRVANEDFTLHLEKEFYNIRRDDIVALYPQLLHFDPEIYADPLTFKYDRYLDENGEEKTDFYRNGRKLKYYYMPFGLGIAKCPGRLFAVHEIKQFLTLILSYFEIELVDSNVQCPSLDQSRAGLGILQPTNDVDFRYRLKFL, from the exons ATGTTTGTAGCATCTTGGATCTGGGGAACAGTGACAGTACTCTGTTGTGTGTTTTGGTTTCTtataggaaggaggaagag GCGACGAGGTGAGCCACCACTTGAAAATGGGTTCCTTCCATACCTGGGCTGTGCCTTGCAGTTCGGTGCTAACCCCCTCGAATTcctcagagaaaagcagaagaagcATGGCCACATTTTTACTTGCAGAGTAGCTGGACAATACATTCATTTCCTCACTGACCCTTTTTCATACCATTCATTGATACGCCAAGGAAAACACTTGGACTGGAAAAAGTTCCATTTTGCTACTTCTGCCAAG GTTTTTGGGCACGGTAGTATTGATCCAGTGGAGGGAAACACCACTGAAAATTTTCATCAGACTTTCATTAGAACCCTTCAAGGTAATGCTCTAGATCCCCTCATTGAAGCAATGATGGAAAATCTACAATATGTCATGCTGCAGTCAAGAACATCTAAACTTCAGCCTAATATCTGGGTGACAGAAGGTCTTTACGCATTCTGTTGCCGGGTAATGTTCGAGTCTGGCTTTTTAACACTTTTTGGTACAGAATTTAATTCAAATCACGATAAAAATCTATCAAAGCAGGAAACTGAGAGAGCTCATATCCTAAATGCTCTTGAAAACTTCAAGGAATTTGATAAGATCTTTCCAGCACTTGTGGCAGGCCTGCCGATCCATCTGTTCAAGAGTGCCCACAGTGCACGTGAGAAGCTGGTAGAGGCTCTGCTCCACAAGAACCTGCTGAAGAGGAACAACCTCTCCGAGCTTGTCACCCTCCGCATGTTCCTGAACGACACTCTGTCAACTTTTGATGACAAGGAAAAAGCGAAAAcccatgtggcagtgctgtgggCCTCACAAGCCAACACCATTCCTGCCACTTTTTGGAGCTTGTTCTATCTCATTAA GAGTCCAGAAGCAATGAGAGCTGCTACTGAAGAAGTGCAAACTATTTTGGAAAGTGCGGGAGAAAAGATCGGCTtagacagcaaaaatatttccttgaaccGAAAACAGTTGGATAATATGCCCATACTAG ATAGCATCATCAAGGAAGCAATGAGGTTATCAAGTGCCTCTATGACTTTCCGAGTCGCTAATGAGGATTTCACATTGCATTTAGAGAAGGAGTTCTACAACATTCGCAGAGATGATATTGTAGCTCTTTATCCTCAACTGTTGCACTTCGATCCAGAAATCTATGCTGATCCCTTG ACGTTCAAGTATGATCGTTATCTGGATGAGAacggagaagaaaagactgactTCTACCGCAACGGTCGCAAGTTAAAGTATTATTATATGCCATTTGGGTTAGGAATAGCAAAGTGCCCTGGCAGGCTATTTGCTGTCCATGAAATTAAACAATTTTTGACTTTAATACTTTCATATTTTGAGATAGAGCTTGTAGACAGTAATGTGCAATGTCCATCTTTAGACCAATCCCGTGCAGGACTGGGTATTTTACAACCAACCAATGATGTTGATTTCAGGTACAGATTGAAATTTCTATGA